One Nocardioides aromaticivorans genomic window carries:
- a CDS encoding CarD family transcriptional regulator has protein sequence MTFTVGETVVYPNHGAAVIENIEMRTIKGQERQYLVLRIVAQQDLVVRVPADNLDLVGVRDVVDKDGLDRVFGVLRAEHVEEPTNWSRRYKANLEKLHSGDVMKVAEVVRDLWRRERDRGLSAGEKRMLAKARQILVSELALCENTNEDKAETILDEVLAS, from the coding sequence ATGACTTTCACCGTCGGCGAAACGGTCGTCTACCCCAATCACGGGGCCGCTGTCATCGAGAACATCGAGATGCGGACGATCAAGGGCCAGGAACGGCAGTACCTCGTGCTTCGGATTGTCGCCCAGCAGGACCTCGTGGTCCGTGTGCCGGCCGACAACCTCGATCTCGTGGGTGTTCGGGATGTCGTGGACAAGGACGGGCTGGACCGGGTCTTCGGGGTGCTCCGCGCGGAGCACGTCGAGGAGCCGACCAACTGGTCGAGGCGCTACAAGGCGAACCTCGAGAAGCTCCACAGTGGCGACGTCATGAAGGTGGCCGAGGTCGTGCGCGACCTGTGGCGCCGCGAGCGCGACCGCGGCCTGTCCGCGGGTGAGAAGCGGATGCTGGCCAAGGCGCGCCAGATCCTCGTCTCCGAGCTCGCCCTGTGCGAGAACACCAACGAGGACAAGGCCGAGACCATCCTCGACGAGGTGCTCGCCAGCTAG
- a CDS encoding UbiA family prenyltransferase has product MARMQRWKRSRSAGEGTGPDAEVDEHTDEELDVDPADEAGEVDEAGEAGEVDEVGEVELVEEPDPAEPDVDLDPAAESDEDLEDLDDDVEELDEELDEDLDDELDELPEDGRPLLPSATDSRFGGGLLAVQLLQAAHAKQAITTALAMGLAAAVSGRPARETAVVLLTVLVGQTILGWHNDIVDRQRDQAHGLTGKPVAMGRISTETLWYALFVAALLLVPLAITTGIKAGCLYLASVAVGLLGNVVLRTGFFSWWSWAASYALLPAYLSFGGWGGQAEGNPPEPVILVLAALLGIGVHFMRAVWGLVADHEDGWTYLPLKLGLKLGATRLLALSTVYTAIVAILIAVMGAKVGLSK; this is encoded by the coding sequence ATGGCAAGGATGCAGCGCTGGAAGCGCAGTCGCTCTGCCGGGGAGGGAACAGGCCCGGACGCGGAGGTCGACGAGCACACCGACGAGGAGCTCGACGTCGACCCCGCCGACGAGGCCGGTGAGGTCGATGAGGCCGGTGAGGCCGGTGAGGTCGACGAGGTCGGTGAGGTCGAGCTCGTCGAGGAGCCCGACCCGGCCGAGCCGGACGTCGACCTCGACCCCGCCGCCGAGAGCGACGAGGACCTCGAGGACCTGGACGATGATGTCGAGGAGCTGGACGAGGAGCTGGACGAGGATCTCGACGACGAGCTCGACGAGCTGCCCGAGGACGGCCGACCGCTCCTGCCGAGCGCGACGGACAGCCGGTTCGGCGGCGGGCTGCTCGCCGTCCAGCTGCTCCAGGCGGCGCACGCCAAGCAGGCCATCACCACCGCGCTCGCGATGGGCCTCGCCGCCGCCGTCTCCGGTCGTCCGGCACGCGAGACCGCCGTCGTGCTGCTCACCGTGCTGGTGGGCCAGACCATCCTCGGCTGGCACAACGACATCGTCGACCGGCAGCGCGACCAGGCCCACGGCCTGACCGGCAAGCCCGTCGCGATGGGGCGGATCTCCACCGAGACGCTCTGGTACGCCCTCTTCGTCGCCGCACTGCTGCTCGTCCCGCTCGCGATCACGACCGGCATCAAGGCCGGCTGCCTCTACCTCGCCTCGGTCGCCGTCGGCCTGCTCGGCAACGTCGTGCTGCGCACGGGCTTCTTCTCGTGGTGGTCGTGGGCGGCGTCGTACGCACTGCTTCCGGCCTACCTGTCGTTCGGCGGCTGGGGCGGCCAGGCGGAGGGCAACCCGCCCGAGCCGGTCATCCTCGTCCTCGCCGCCCTGCTCGGCATCGGCGTCCACTTCATGCGCGCGGTGTGGGGCCTGGTGGCCGACCACGAGGACGGCTGGACCTACCTGCCGCTCAAGCTGGGACTGAAGCTGGGCGCGACCCGGCTGCTGGCGCTGTCGACGGTCTACACCGCGATCGTCGCGATCCTGATCGCGGTGATGGGCGCCAAGGTCGGCCTGAGCAAGTAG
- a CDS encoding phosphoglyceromutase encodes MTFTLVLLRHGESEWNAKNLFTGWVDVALTEKGRGEAVRGGELLKEAGLLPDVVHTSLQRRAINTAALALDAADRHWIPVRRSWRLNERHYGALQGKDKAQVREEYGEEQFMLWRRSFDVPPPDLADDDQYSQVGDPRYADLGDEMPRAEALKQVIDRLLPYWDAGIVPDLRAGHTVLVAAHGNSLRAIVKHLDQISDADIAGLNIPTGMPLVYELDEDTLAPTVPGGRYLDPEAAAAAAAAVANQGR; translated from the coding sequence ATGACCTTCACCCTCGTGCTGCTCCGCCACGGCGAGAGCGAGTGGAACGCCAAGAACCTCTTCACCGGCTGGGTCGACGTCGCGCTGACCGAGAAGGGTCGCGGCGAGGCCGTCCGCGGCGGCGAGCTCCTCAAGGAGGCCGGCCTCCTGCCGGACGTCGTCCACACCTCGCTGCAGCGCCGCGCGATCAACACCGCCGCCCTCGCGCTCGACGCCGCCGACCGCCACTGGATCCCGGTGCGGCGCTCCTGGCGCCTCAACGAGCGCCACTACGGCGCCCTGCAGGGCAAGGACAAGGCGCAGGTGCGCGAGGAGTACGGCGAGGAGCAGTTCATGCTCTGGCGCCGCTCCTTCGACGTCCCGCCGCCGGACCTGGCCGATGACGACCAGTACTCCCAGGTGGGCGACCCCCGCTACGCCGACCTCGGTGACGAGATGCCCCGCGCCGAGGCGCTCAAGCAGGTCATCGACCGCCTGCTCCCCTACTGGGACGCCGGTATCGTGCCCGACCTGCGCGCCGGCCACACGGTGCTCGTCGCCGCCCACGGCAACAGCCTGCGGGCGATCGTGAAGCACCTCGACCAGATCAGCGACGCCGACATCGCCGGCCTCAACATCCCCACCGGGATGCCGCTGGTCTACGAGCTCGACGAGGACACCCTGGCGCCCACCGTCCCCGGTGGCCGCTATCTCGACCCGGAGGCTGCCGCCGCGGCTGCTGCTGCCGTGGCCAATCAGGGTCGCTGA
- a CDS encoding TetR/AcrR family transcriptional regulator, with translation MNSLRADAVRNRERIADIARKLFREKGFDAVSMDEVAKSAGVGVGTLYRHFPTKEALYDAAIQAWVETVTAAADTALAGDGTPRDRLLAWFESYVEFLTRHKGAAWRITSALGDEGSPFAAKCRTYLNANQRVIDALAGEGALRGDVDAMQLCRLVGGVAAVVDNSELEPAAANAMLAVVADGVLAG, from the coding sequence GTGAATTCGTTGCGCGCCGACGCCGTACGCAACCGTGAGCGGATCGCGGACATCGCCCGCAAGCTGTTCCGCGAGAAGGGCTTCGACGCCGTCTCGATGGACGAGGTCGCCAAGAGCGCCGGGGTCGGCGTCGGCACCCTCTACCGCCACTTCCCGACCAAGGAAGCCCTCTACGACGCCGCCATCCAGGCCTGGGTCGAGACCGTGACGGCCGCCGCCGACACCGCCCTCGCCGGCGACGGCACTCCGCGCGACCGCCTGCTGGCGTGGTTCGAGTCCTACGTCGAGTTCCTCACCCGCCACAAGGGCGCCGCCTGGCGGATCACCAGCGCGCTCGGCGACGAGGGCTCACCCTTCGCGGCGAAGTGCCGCACCTACCTCAACGCCAACCAGCGGGTCATCGACGCGCTGGCCGGGGAGGGCGCCCTGCGCGGGGACGTCGACGCGATGCAGCTGTGCCGGCTGGTCGGCGGAGTCGCCGCGGTCGTCGACAACAGCGAGCTGGAGCCCGCCGCGGCGAACGCGATGCTCGCGGTCGTGGCGGACGGGGTGCTGGCGGGCTGA